The following proteins are co-located in the Tachysurus vachellii isolate PV-2020 chromosome 19, HZAU_Pvac_v1, whole genome shotgun sequence genome:
- the plekhn1 gene encoding probable pleckstrin homology domain-containing family N member 1, whose translation MGSSMSCVPQHNFRFSSKSFIRRNSSRLFRKKNPQEGQEKSNSIINILCTVTPRKEMTTKDLETIENIKWEPPFPYDPASGWKKSSINVKNYGRLIHSSKVRFRFLHCQDVHDCYLDLFQTHLHFVSNNTTGLTYQGTLPLKELTICKLQDRTSFGDPQEFAFQINGVSLNPIIVYCSNQEDMDNWFGLLQEHIEANGGTPIIPDTHSRVKVQNTQQGKEELRNSISKEPIYEWEGSQRESLGPITYVTKVRLQHLPCKEQYDRLLVMYPSNLIILSEESDGLFYKGKLPLNMLTVTTPCQDIKPNTFMIEGKLINPIVVSCPNTSEFREWINHFKAIDVPVLSPPPPVYDIIYTPTQREAPEINARWSGSSRGGAEEVVLQKLHSGRRSCELQLPHCDDNPLSPGYTEPLCYISSRPTSVDTQYSVRLGSRSNSMSSQTRPVPLPLRYSSPQGTSYLSPEEPLSPIYNTPYSAVQHNHSVQHNHIDKKAPLTKSNSWSTSQSSIKYQLSIPQRHSDLLTHRKPLSPLYDDPSTPGMYPLEEDLAKVSSHSSQVSVEQHCPSLLPASFRLCTPPLGRRNRSNQPQEHDGSSTQWAMEQRAQAVSRLKLLPIPNTVLQHNHVTQKESSRLDVTHMQDLPYSLTPDDHSYLKPVEPDDQEMDYDNIWEFECSNGMIQAMPGISAHRTQPDFSARGLCAMETQPRWS comes from the exons ATGGGGAGTAGCATGTCATGCGTCCCTCAGCACAATTTCAGGTTCTCCAGCAAGAGTTTCATACGGCGAAACAG CAGCAGATTGTTCCGGAAAAAAAATCCGCAGGAGGGGCAGGAAAAATCCAATAGCATCATCAACATTCTTTGCACAGTCACACCGAGAAAG GAAATGACAACTAAAGATCTTGAGACCATTGAGAATATCAAATGGGAGCCCCCGTTTCCTTATGACCCGGCTAGTGGCTGGAAGAAGAGCAGCATTAATGTAAAGAACTACGGGAGGTTGATCCACAGCTCCAAAGTGCGCTTTCGCTTCCTGCACTGTCAG GATGTACATGATTGCTACCTGGACCTGTTCCAAACACACCTTCATTTTGTCTCCAACAACACTACTGGGCTCACATATCAG GGCACTCTTCCATTAAAGGAGCTCACGATTTGCAAGCTACAGGACAGGACTAGCTTTGGAGATCCGCAGGAGTTTGCCTTCCAAATAAATG GTGTCAGCTTAAACCCCATCATCGTCTACTGCTCAAACCAGGAGGATATGGACAACTGGTTCGGGCTCTTACAGGAACACATTGAAGCCAATGGGGGAACTCCGATTATACCAGACACTCACAGCAGGGTTAAG GTCCAGAACACACAGCAGGGGAAAGAAGAGTTGAGGAACTCCATCAGTAAAGAGCCTATATATGAATGGGAGGGCTCTCAGCGGGAAAGTCTGGGTCCAATCACCTATGTCACTAAAGTCAGGCTACAGCATTTGCCTTGTAAG GAGCAGTATGACAGACTGTTGGTGATGTATCCTAGCAATCTCATTATACTGTCTGAGGAGAGTGATGGCTTGTTCTACAAG GGAAAACTTCCTCTCAACATGCTTACGGTTACCACTCCATGCCAAGACATCAAGCCAAACACATTTATGATTGAAG GGAAACTGATTAACCCCATTGTCGTGTCATGTCCGAACACGAGTGAGTTTCGTGAATGGATCAACCACTTCAAAGCAATAGATGTCCCCGTCCTTAGCCCTCCTCCACCAGTCTACGACATAATCTACACGCCGACTCAGAGAGAA GCTCCTGAGATAAACGCGAGGTGGAGCGGCAGCAGCCGAGGAGGTGCTGAAGAAGTTGTGTTGCAGAAATTGCACAGTGGACGTAGGTCATGCGAGCTCCAGCTGCCTCACTGCGACGACAACCCCCTTTCCCCTGGTTACACTGAGCCTCTCTGT tacatCTCCAGCAGACCCACCTCTGTTGATACGCAGTATTCGGTGAGACTGGGCAGCAGGAGCAACAGCATGTCATCTCAGACCAGGCCTGTACCATTGCCCCTGCGCTACTCCTCCCCTCAGGGCACTTCCTACCTGTCGCCTGAGGAGCCCCTGTCTCCCATTTACAACACTCCATACAGTGCGGTTCAACACAACCATTCTGTCCAACACAACCACATCGATAAAAAAGCCCCACTTACAAAG TCTAACAGCTGGAGCACTTCACAAAGCTCTATAAAGTACCAGCTCTCCATTCCTCAACGCCACTCGGATTTGCTGACCCACCGCAAACCTCTCTCTCCGTTGTATGATGACCCGAGCACCCCTGGCATGTACCCTCTAGAGGAGGACTTGGCAAAGGTGTCGTCG CATTCCTCACAGGTATCTGTGGAACAGCACTGTCCTTCTCTCCTCCCGGCCTCCTTCCGCTTGTGCACACCTCCTCTAGGCCGCAGGAACAGGAGCAATCAGCCCCAGGAGCATGATGGGAGCAGCACACAGTGGGCTATGGAGCAGCGTGCTCAGGCCGTGTCCAGGTTGAAGCTGCTGCCGATCCCTAATACAGTGCTACAGCACAACCACgtcacacag AAAGAGTCATCACGCCTTGatgtcacacacatgcaggaCCTGCCCTACAGTCTCACCCCAG ATGATCACTCGTACCTTAAACCAGTCGAACCAGATGACCAGGAAATGGACTATGACAACATTTGGGAGTTTGAATGCAGTAACGGGATGATTCAAGCCATGCCTGGAATTTCAGCACACCGGACACAGCCTGACTTCAGCGCTCGAGGCCTCTGTGCTATGGAAACACAGCCGAGATGGTCATAA